From Woronichinia naegeliana WA131, the proteins below share one genomic window:
- the ychF gene encoding redox-regulated ATPase YchF has translation MLRAGIVGLPNVGKSTLFNALVANAKAEAANFPFCTIEPNVGVVSVPDRRLEVLAKLSQSQKIVPTRIEFVDIAGLVKGASQGEGLGNQFLANIREVDAIVQVVRCFDDDDIIHVSGSVDPARDIEVINLELALADLAQVEKRLDRCRKQAKGNKEFQAEAAVLEKLFVALNEGQPARQVDLSEEEAELIKNLGLLTRKPIIYATNVSEDDLASGNAWVEAVKAIAVKENAKVVVISAQVESELVELAAEERLDFLQALGVEEGGLQSLITATYELLGLRTYLTTGPQETRAWTILAGMKAPQAAGVIHTDFERGFIRAETVAFDDLVNTGSMQAAKEKGLVRSEGKEYVVQEGDVLLFRFNV, from the coding sequence ATGTTAAGAGCCGGAATCGTCGGATTACCCAATGTGGGAAAATCTACCCTATTCAATGCGTTAGTTGCCAATGCGAAGGCGGAAGCTGCCAATTTCCCCTTCTGTACCATTGAACCCAATGTGGGCGTTGTTTCTGTACCCGATCGCCGTTTGGAGGTGTTGGCCAAGCTGTCCCAATCCCAGAAAATTGTACCGACCCGGATTGAGTTTGTGGATATTGCCGGTTTAGTGAAGGGAGCTAGTCAGGGAGAGGGTTTGGGGAATCAATTTTTGGCCAATATTCGAGAAGTGGATGCCATTGTTCAGGTGGTTCGTTGTTTTGACGATGATGATATCATTCACGTTTCTGGTTCCGTTGATCCAGCCAGGGACATTGAAGTCATTAATTTAGAATTGGCCCTTGCGGATTTAGCCCAGGTGGAAAAACGTTTAGATCGCTGTCGTAAACAGGCCAAGGGGAATAAAGAATTTCAAGCAGAAGCCGCAGTATTAGAGAAACTTTTTGTGGCGTTAAATGAAGGCCAACCGGCTCGCCAGGTGGATCTCAGTGAAGAAGAGGCGGAACTCATTAAAAATCTAGGTCTGTTAACCCGTAAGCCGATTATCTATGCAACAAATGTTTCAGAAGATGATTTGGCATCGGGCAATGCCTGGGTGGAAGCGGTTAAGGCGATCGCGGTTAAGGAAAATGCCAAGGTGGTGGTTATTTCTGCCCAGGTGGAATCGGAATTAGTCGAACTTGCGGCTGAGGAACGGTTAGACTTTTTGCAAGCCTTGGGCGTAGAAGAAGGGGGACTGCAATCCTTAATTACGGCAACCTATGAACTGTTAGGATTGCGAACCTATCTGACCACCGGCCCCCAGGAAACCAGAGCCTGGACAATTTTGGCTGGCATGAAGGCTCCCCAGGCGGCGGGGGTCATCCACACCGATTTTGAACGGGGTTTTATTCGGGCGGAAACCGTTGCATTTGACGATTTGGTGAACACGGGTAGTATGCAAGCGGCTAAGGAAAAGGGGTTAGTACGGAGTGAGGGCAAGGAATATGTGGTACAGGAGGGGGATGTGCTGTTATTCCGTTTTAATGTTTAG
- a CDS encoding phosphotransferase, producing the protein MAYFIPEDQRQYLVQKYIEGENRQQELNSLGVFNEAKIRALLADLLPVLGFIHQRGVIHRDIKPENIIRRKQDNKLVLVDFGAAKAITPANRSVTGTVIGSAAAILNLRYSKGFRF; encoded by the coding sequence TTGGCCTATTTTATCCCTGAAGATCAACGTCAATATTTGGTACAAAAATATATTGAAGGGGAAAACCGACAGCAGGAGTTAAACAGTCTAGGGGTTTTTAATGAGGCTAAAATTCGGGCTTTGTTAGCGGATTTATTGCCTGTTTTGGGTTTTATTCATCAACGCGGAGTCATTCATCGGGATATTAAGCCAGAGAACATTATTCGCAGAAAACAGGATAATAAGTTAGTTTTAGTGGATTTTGGAGCGGCTAAAGCGATCACTCCAGCTAATCGTTCGGTGACGGGAACGGTAATCGGTTCGGCGGCAGCAATTCTAAATTTGCGCTATAGCAAGGGTTTCAGGTTTTAG